The Methanocella arvoryzae MRE50 DNA window AGCCTTATTTCGTATTTCAAACTGTTACTACTGATAGATTTATTGGTAAATTATGCGATTTGCAATGTGGTTCAGGATATCCTGCTGTTACCGATAATGACCTACTCGATCAGCAAATATTACTTCCACCAATTAGCGAGCAGCGCAAGATCGCCGCCATCCTTGGCACTCTGGACTCTCTGATCGAGGAGACCGACCGTGTTGTAGCCCGAACTGGGCAATTAAAGAAAGGGTTGATACAGGAGTTCCTGACGGAAGGTATGGGAAATGTAGAGCTTGAAGATACTGCCCTCGGCATGATTCCCAAGCACTGGAAATGTGTGCCGTTTGCTACCTTATCTCTCACATATAAGAATGGTATATATAAGCACGATAAATACTATGGCTCCGGGTACCCCTGCATCAGGATGTATAACATTGCGGATGGTACTGTAAATACTATCAATTCCCCGCTTTTAAACGTCACAGATGCCGAGTTAAAGGAATATGAGCTTGCTGAAGGTGACCTATTAATTAACAGGGTAAACAGCCGTGATCTTGTCGGTAAAGCAGGTATTGTGCCTGCAGGATTGGGTCATGTCACATTCGAAAGTAAAAATATCCGTGTCCGACTCAACCGCTCGATGATACTCCCTGAGTTCATGGGTCTATTCATCCAGAGTTCTATGTACCGCAATCAGGTTAATAAATTCGTGAAATCGGCGATCGCTCAATCGACGATTAACCAGGACGACCTCGATAATATATTGGTTCCGTTGCCTCCGAAAGACGAGCAAGAAAAAATCGCATCGGTTATCAGGGAAATCAATAGTAAAATAACTTGGGAAATTCGATACCGTGAGCGTATAGAGCTTGTTAAAAAAGCACTCATGCAAGACCTCCTCACCGGCAGAATCCGCGTAAAACCCGACACTATTGCACCGGAGGCGACCCCTTAAAATGTCCGACTCCGAAATCCTCGAAGTCGAAGATCCCGCCCTGGAAGTCCTCACCCGACACCTGGGCTGGAAGGAGATGTTCGCGAAGGACATCGACCGACTGCGCACGTCGCTTAAAGAGACAGTCATTACCCCGATGCTCATCGCCGCAATCAAGCGGCTGAACCCATGGATCAGTACAGACAACGCCAACCGTGTCGCCCGGGACATCTCGAACGTTCAGGCCACGTCAGTATTGGAGGCAAACGAGAAGATCCACGCGATGCTGGAGCGGGGCGTCACTGTCGTGCAGGACAAGAACGACGGCCTCGGCATCAAAAGCCACGATGTCTTTCTCATTGACTTCGAGAACCCGGAGCGCAACGAGTTCGTGGCTGTCCGGCAGTTCAGAGTGCAGCACTACAAAGATATAATTCCTGACATCACTCTGTTCATCAATGGCATACCTCTCGTGCTTATAGAGTGTAAGAGCCCGAAGATCCAGAACCCGATGGATGAGGGAATCAGGCAAATCTGCCGGTACCAGGAGATGGAGGATGCGGACCGGAACATGGGCGCTCCCAGGCTGTTCCATACGGTGCAAATCGTCGCCTCCACCTTCAAGCACAAGACTAAGTACGCGACAAACTATACTCCACGGCGAGACTGGTCGATCTGGCGGGAGCCGTTCCCCTTTACCTTAGACGACCTCGCGAAGAAGCTCGGCAGGCCGCCTACCGAGCAGGATATATTCCTCTATGGCGTCTGCTCTAAAGAGAACCTGCTGGATATCATCCGCACTTTCGTTGTCTTCGAGCGGGAGAGCGGCAGGACTGTCAAAAAGATCGCCAAGTACCAGCAGTACCGGGCAGTCAGGAACATCCTGCGGGGCATATCACGGGAAAAGCGCAAGGGTGGTGTCGTATGGCACTGGCAGGGCAGCGGTAAGAGCCTGACCATGCTCTGGACGTCTGTGAAGCTAAGGCTAAACAAAGAGTTGGAGAACCCGACCATCGTCATCATCACTGATCGGACTGATCTTGACGACCAGATCTTCAGCACGTTCAAGCGGTGCGGCTTCCCCAATCCTGTGAAGGCAAAATCGTCGAAGCACCTGCAGGAACTGTTGCGTGACCCTGTAGGGCAGACGATCATGACTACGGTCCAGAAGTTCCAGGATGCGGCAGACATGTACCCGGTGCTCACCGAGAATGACAACATCTTCGTCCTGGTGGATGAAGCACACCGCACCCAATACCGGTCGCTGGCAGCGAACATGCGCCGTGCTATTAAGAACGGCTGCTTCATCGGCTTCACCGGCACGCCCATCTTCAAGCGTGACCGGGACACCTTCGACAAGTTCGGGCCATACCTCGACCGTTATGATCATAACCAGTCTGTACAGGATGAAGTCACCGTCCCTATCTTATACGAGAGCCGAATGCCCGAGCTGAGCGTGAGCGGCAAATCTCTCGATGCTTTATTTGATCGTATCTTCAGGGACTATTCCCCGGAAGACCGGGAACGGATCAAACAGAAGTACGCTACTACAGCAGCGATAGCTATGGCTACGCCACGTATCAACGCGATATGTCTTGACATTATCCAGCACTATGAAAGCCATATTCTGCCAAATGGCTTCAAGGCCCAGATAGTTGCCGAGAACAGGGAGATGGCAGTCAAGTACAAGAGAACTCTGGACAGCCTCGGAGCGCCATCGAGCGAGGTACTGATCACAGTCGGCCACAACGAGTCGAACCTGATGGAGTTCCAGAAGTCAAAAGAAGAGGAGAAGGAGGTCATCCGCCGCTACAAGGAAGAGGCCGACCCGAAAATCCTCGTGGTATGCGACAAGCTTCTGACCGGGTTCGATGCTCCGGTCGAGCAGGTCATGTACCTCGATAGCCCGCTGCGTGAGCATACGCTGTTACAGGCAATGGGTCGTGTCAACCGGAAGCGGGAGGGCAAGAACTTCGGCATCGTCATCGATTACTGGGGCGTTTCAGAAGACCTGCAGGAAGCCCTGCACATGTACAGTGCCGAGGAGCGGCAGGGCATGATCCTGACCAACTATAAAGTGGAGATTCTGCCCCGGCTGGAAATGGCATACAGGAGCGCGATCACTTTCTTCGACGCCGCGAAGGCGACACAGAAGCCGGGAGAGACGCTCGATGAGGCATGCGTCAGGTATCTGGCTCCCGAAGATCGCAGGGCTGCATTTGATCAGCGGTTCAAGCTATTCTCCAGGTACATGGACATGCTGCTGCCAGATCCCCGGGCGCTTGACTTCATGCATGATCTGAAATGGATGGCCGGCATCCGCATGACTGCCCGTAACGTCTACCGTGAAGAGCAGACACCGCTGGACGGCTGCAGCGAGAAAGTTCGCAAGCTGATCGATGAGCACATCAAAGTCGAAGGCATTACTACCCTCGTGGAGGCAGTACCGATCTTTTCCCAGAAGTTCGATGAAGAGATCGACAAGCTCGGCTCTGCTGAGTCTAAAGCCAGCTACATCGAGCATGCGATCAGGCATGAGATCAACGTGAAGATGGGTGATGATCCGGTATTCTTCGAATCTTTAAGGATTCGCCTTGAGCGTATTATAAAGGACTACATCGAAGGAAGGATAAACTCAGCCGTACAGCTCCAGCTATTAAGAGATCTTCTCGATAGTACTCGGGCACCAGAAAAGAGAGCTTCTGAGATGGGGCTTGAGCCAGACGTAGTCCCATTCTACTCCCTGCTGGCCGAAAAGTTCGATAATGTCGAGGCTATGAAACAGGTTGCCGGTGATATATATTCGACATTGAAGACCTTTGCAGTCGTAGACTGGCAGCATAAGGAGGATACCAAACGCGAAATGCGGAAAAGCATCAAGCGAAAACTGAAGGATGTCCAGTATCCTCCTGAACAAATTCAAGATATGATTGCTAAGATCATGGACCTCGCCGCCCGGAGGCTATCCGGCTATGGAAACTGACTGTATTCAATTTGGAACTACAACAATTCAGTACGAGTTAATCAGGAGCAGGCGCAGGAAAAATGCAACGATCACTGTCCTTCCAGATAGGACTGTGCAGATCGCTGTTCCACAGGATACTAATAGAGATCAGGCGCAGTCCCTGATGATAAAAAAAGCCCCTTGGGTGATTAAAAAAATCGATATGTTTCAGTGTATCAGCCCTGAAGTTGCCAGTAAAGAGTATGTGAGCGGTGAAACGTTTCTATACCTTGGCAGGCAGTACCGGTTAAAAATACTAAAAACTAAATCAGAGTCATCCGCAAAACTAGTAGGCAAATACTTATATGTCAGTGTTCCAGAAAGTGTTAGATCAGATAAGAGCGAGTATGCTAAAAAATTAGTATACGAGTGGTACCGGACACATGCTGCCGAAAAAATTAAAGAAGTCATTAACTTTTATTGTAAAAGATCAAATCTGCCAGTGCCTGCATTCGTTGTTAAGAATCAATTAAAGCGATGGGGTAGCTGTACTGCTAAGAATCAATTGATCTTTAACACAAGAATTGCTATGGCTCCTGTCTCTCAGCTTGAATATGTTGTTGCACATGAGCTTTGCCACATGAGATTTAGAGATCATTCACCGAAGTTTTGGAGTATGTTAAAGTCTGTCATGCCTGAATATGAGAAACGGAAAGAAGCACTGAAAAATGATGGATGGAAATACGAATTTTAATGATCAAGCAAATGGGACAATTCCCTTCTAATATTTAGCGTTCGACGGAGGTTTTTAGGGTCTGCCCGGAGCGAAGCGGAGGGGTGCGGAGGCGGCGGGGTAATGGACGCCTGCCGTAGGCGGCGTCGCTTAGCGCTTGCGAAGGAGGTTCGACTGGCGCAGCCGAAGGCGTAGCCAGGTCGTACCGACGAGGGTGCGAGCGCGGCCCCGACGGCGTAGCACCCTAAAAACTGGAGTAGGCCGACCCGAAGGGTCGGACGTCGAACCGCGAGGATGACGGTTTATACATTAGCTTATTACTCTGGCATCCCCAAAATTGATTTAAAGAAGCTCACGATGCCGTTAATGAAATCGTCTAAGGGCGATCCACCGCTCTCCTCTTCCCCTGCAGGCCCGCTTTCGACTTCGGGACTCATATCCGGCGCCGTGTGGACGATAGTCTCGTTTGTCCGGGCGGGCTCAGGCGTAGGAGTTACTGTGGCCACTTTCGTGTTGTCAGTTGATGTAGAGTTATCTTTCGCATTCAGGGCCGGCCACGGGGTGACCATCGGGTAGTGGATGTAATCGGGTATGTAAACGTTCGACTCGTTCAGGGCTCCCGCGGACACCCTGAACTTCTTATGCCAGGCGTACCCGTCCACCTGAACGATAACCGAGTAGTTACCCGGGTCCAGCTCTGTATACGTATATGTCCCGTTTCCGTCCGTTGCGGTAAGCCCGGTGACGATGCCCTGATCGTCGCACAGGTATACGTCAGCGTCAGGCACGAGGTTGCCGATGGAATCGTAGATCGTGCCGGTGACGGTGCCTGAATTGCCGGCCGCCTGCGCGGAAACTGCAGCCGTAGCCGCGCCGTATGCGGCTAAGACAATAGTGGCCAGAATTAGCAGGCCTGTAATCAGCTTTCGGGTTTCCATCATGGCGCTGTCCCCCTGATACCATCAGGTAAGCGGGTAATGCATAAGAAGCTAATCTTACCAATTTGAGACTACTTTTGTGAAAGTTATCCGGCTCTGGTACCCATATTGTATCAAATTCAGGCCGCAGACCTCTATACTTTTTATGTTATCAGAAGCGTATAGTATAGCGATATGGGCCTATCCACATCTGAACCTGGCAGCATCCGGTACGGCGCCGAGACTATCAGCTTTTCCATAGTCCGCAGCCCCCGGCGGAAGACGGCCTGCATCACTGTGTACCCTTCAGGCGAGGTGAGGCTGACGGTGCCCGCCCGGACCAGCGAGGCCCAGGCCCGGCGGTACGTGGAGCAGAAGGCCGGGTGGGTGCTCGGCAAGCTCAAAGCCTTCGAAGCGCAGGGCGCCCGGGACGTGAAGAAGCGGTACGTCGACGGAGAAATCTTCCTATTTCTCGGCCGGGAGTACGCGCTGCAAATTTCCCGGGGGCCCGAGCCCCTGGTGACGCTCGGGGATAAGACGCTGAACGTGTTCGTCCAGGACCCGGGTGACAGGGAGGCGATCAGGTCGGCGGTATTCGGGTGGTACCGTTTCCAGGCCGAAACTTATCTCCGGGAGCCCGTGGCCTCCTACGCGAGGGCGCTCGACGTTTTCCCGCCCCCATTCAAGGTGAAGAACCAGTCGAAGCGGTGGGGCAGCTGCACGGCGAAAAACCTGCTCAACTTCAACCTGAAGATCGTCATGGCTCCCCTGGAGCAGCTGGAATATGTGGCCGCCCATGAAGTCTGCCACATTAAGGTGAAAGACCATTCCCCCCGGTACTGGGCTGTCCTGAAGTCGATCATGCCGGACTGCGACACGAGAAAGAAGGCGCTGAAAACTGAGGGGTGGAAATATGAATTATAGTGACGGGCCGGCCTTTCGGGTGCTAACGTTCGTCCAGATCGGCCCGACATTTGCTGGTATGTGATAATCGTTATTCCAGGGGAGGCTTGCGCCAGTCAGGCAGGCTTTTGACGCCCTGCATGATGGGCCTGTACTCCGGGTCTTCGGCGCGCTTTTTGCGCATGTATTCCCGCTGATATGCAGTCTTGTCGAAGGCCGACTGGCCGATGAAGGCTTTCAGTTCCCTGACCAGGCGGTCCAGGTCTCTGGTGTCCTGGCTGATGTCGCTGTCGCCGGCTTTGATCCGGGCTTTAATGGCCTCGGTCCTGGCGCTGATCTCCTCGAGCTTGTCCAACATGGCCTGTTTAACTTTCCCTTCTCTGCCTGTCATGATAATCCGGCGGTGGTGCTTTCGCCGCGTTCGGTGTGAGTGAATATGCCTGTGAGTTGTGGGACTTAGTATAAAATAACAGTCTGACAATTTTAGGCGGATTGTCAGACGGGCGGTATTTGAGTCTTACACGCCTTAGTTGTTAGACTAACTATAAATATTTGTCTGTTAGTCTAACAACTATGTGCAGCACCGTGAAAGTTATAGCGGTTACCCGATAATCGATCGAACTGCCTGCGACGTGGCCTTTCACCTGGTTTCCTGCAACTGCTCGCCTGCTGGCCGTAGAAAGAGCGGGAATGCTAGATTATCTCGTGCGCACTTGTTTCCGGTGAGGCTTCAAAATGATTCTCAGGATACTGTTAGGCGCCGTCATCGGCGCGGTGTTCGGCTATATCGTAGGGTGGATCATCGAGATGTTCCCCAACTTCAACTCGGCGCTGCTCAGCGGCATCACCGCGCTGACGGGGATCGGCGGGGTGAGAACTCCGGCATTGCTTGCCGCTTTAGGCTTCATCCTCGGCATCCTGGGCGGGCTGCTGAACGGTCTGGCAGCGCATAGTCGTAGAAAAGATCGGTACAGGATACTGCGGTGACCGGCCAACAATAAAGGCGACCGCGAGGTTCCCGCCTTTTTATACAGCTTTCGCGGGATGATTCTCTGTCTCATCCCGGTCACCAGGTTGGGGCGCAGCCCCTCTCCTTCGCCAGCCCGAGGGTGCCCAGAGGAGTCTCTGCTTCTCTGCCATGGGCAAAGTACATGCTCATGAACCGTTTAATATTTGTACCGGGGCAGCTAATGTAAATGTTCCGGGAGGCCGGCGTGAGATACTGCGGGCGTCTTCGGATTTACTTTCATAACGGAGGTCCAATATGTCCAGATTCAACACACCAATATCCGGCAAGAGGAACGAGAAAGGGCTGATGCAGATCGAGGTTTTCCCGCTCAGGGTGCTCAACGTGGAGACGGCGCAGAAGCTGATCGACGAGCTGAACAAGATCGACGGCATCACGAGGATGGTCGTGCACGGCCCCCGGCTGCCAAGGGAGAACCCCGACGACCTGCTGGAAGGCAAGTTCGGCGCCACGGACAAGAAGTACCTGAACATCAAGGGCGAGCAGGTGGAGCTCACGGTGCAGGTCGGCAGGATCTGGATCGAGATCACCGACACGCCGGTCATCGAACAGGTCCGCGCCGCGGCGGAGAAGACGCTGCCCTTCCCGTTCGAGATGTACGAGGGAGTGTACATACGGACGAAGAAGACGCTCAGCGACTACGTGCGCAAGGGCGGAAACGTCGACGACATCAGCGTTGGTCTGTTCGACCCCAAGGCCAAGGCCAGGTCTTCGTGCTGTAGCACGAAGGGCGACTAAAAAATTTTTCTGCGGCCGCCGGCCCCCGGTCGGGATTCCGGCTACCGCCATCCATTTATAGCCCTAAATATATTGCTTGCTCCGGAGATGACCATTGTGGATCCAACACTTAAAAAACTGGGCTGGAACGCCTTTTTTGGACAGAATTTCAGACAATACGCCGGAGCGTACGAGCCGGGCCGGGTCTCGACCGTGCACAAAACCGGTTACCTTGTATATACTAAAGACGGAGAAGTCCGGGCAAGAGCTGCGGGCAGCCTCCGCCAGAACGGCGATCAGCCTGCCACTGGTGACTGGGTAGCCCTCTCTAGAGACGCTACTGGCACGGCAACCATCCACGCCATCCTGCCCCGGAAGAGCAAGTTTTCCCGGAAGGACGCTGGCCGGGTCACGGGCGAGCAGGTGCTCGTCACCAACATCGACACCGTCTTCCTCGTCACTTCGCTCAATAAGGACTTCAACCTGAGGCGGCTGGAGCGCTACCTCGCCATCGCCAGGGATAGCGGCGCGGAGCCGGTCGTGATCCTGAGCAAGGCCGACATCTGCGATGATGTGGCCTCGAGAATCGCCGCCGTCAAGGAAATCGCCCCCGACGTCGCGGTACACGCCATCAGTTCCGCCGAAAACCGGGGCCTGGAGCAGCTCTCGGCGTATCTGCAGGAAGGCCGCACCGTCGCACTCCTTGGCTCGTCGGGCGTCGGCAAGTCCACCCTCGTCAACGCCCTCGAAGGCCGGGAGGTCCAGAAGACCGGCGATATCCGGGAGGACGACAGCCGGGGCAGGCACGTCACCACCGAGCGTACTCTCATTATGCTGGAGAAAGGCGGCATCATCATCGACAATCCCGGCATGAGGGAGCTGCAGCTCTGGGACGCCGGGGACGGGCTGCTGAGCCAGTTCGCCGACATCGAAGCGCTCGGGAAACAGTGCAAGTTCTCCGACTGCAGGCACGAGACCGAGCCCGGCTGCGCTATCAAAAAGGCGCTCAGCGACGGCACCCTCTCAGTCGTCCGGCTGGAAAGCTACCGCAAACTCCAGAAAGAGCAGCTCGCCATCGAGCGGAAGAAGAACCCTGCACTGATGGCCGAGGAGCGGAAGAAGTGGAAGAAGATCGGCCAGCTGGGAGAGGCTATCCGGAAGAGCAAGGAGCGCGGGGATTACAGAAGCTGATCCCCGCCTCGCAGGGACTTTTCACTCGTGCTCGATCCGGTCGGCCATGTGCTCTTTGCCCCAGTTGTACATCTGCTCGACGATCGGCATCAGCGACCTGTATCGCTCTGTCAGCGTGTACTCCACTCTGGGCGGCACCTCCGGGTACACTTTCCTGGCTATGAGCCCGTCGTTTTCCAGCTCGCGCAATTGCTTCGTCAGCATCCTCTGGGTGATGTTAGGCTTATAGGCCGAGAGCTCTTCCTCGATCTGCCCGAACCTGAGCGTCCCGTCTCTCAAAGCCCAGAGGATCAAGGGTTTCCACCTGCCGCTGAGAATGTCTGCGGTCGCCTCGACCGGGCCGTGGTACTTCTTCTTTTGCATGGACAGTTTCCCCTGTCATCTACCACTATACAGGCTGGTAGTATATACCACATTGTATTCTGTTTTCGCTATATACTATCGGTGTGTAGTAGGTATGGCGACGGAAGATCGATCACACGCAGCCCGAAAATGCATGAAACAATGGAGGAATGAACTAATGCCAATTATTACACTGGAAATGGGGCCGCTGACGACCGAACAGAAGGAGAAGCTCATCGTCGCCTTCACCCGGGACGTCTGCGAAGTGACCGGAATGCCGGCCGAGGCGATGGTGGTGCTCATACGGGAGCTCCCCCGCGAAAACATGGGCGTGGCGGGCCAGCAAGTGTCGAAGATCAGGCGCTAAGGGAAAAGTTCCGGGTATCTGTCTGTACTGTCGTCCGGGCTCTCTCCAGACTATTTTTAAAAAGTGCCACATAAAGGTGGAATACTTGCAAAGGGACAGTAAAGTACTCCTGATACTGGTCATGGGGATGCTGATGGCCTCCATCGACGCGACTATCGTGGTCCTGGCGCTGCCGGCTATAACCGCCAGCCTCCACACGAGCCGTTCGCTTTCGATCTGGGTGATCGTCATGTACCTCCCGTCGTGTCCGTGGCGACCACGCAGTTGGGCAGGCTCAGCGACCTGTTCGAGCTGGTCATCGAGTTCTTCACCAGGCTCAACTATGCGCTGCTGGCCGGGCTGCACGCTCTGTTAGCCGCCATCGATCGGACGGCGGCATTGTCAGCTGCCTGCCACACGAGGTGCTGTGTACGTCCGCATCCCGTAAGTGGCACTGATAGGGGGGACTGACCTCTTTCCTCCAGCACCGGAAAGTCTATATCGCCGCACACATATGGATTGGTACGTACATATACAAACTAATCTCTCGGTGGAACTGGTGATCTAAAAATGGAGATGGACAAGCTCGAGCAGGAGAACACCGCAGCCACGGTCTTTTCGTACCTCATCCGGGGGCTGTCGAACGGCAACAAAGAATCAGTCAAGGCGGAGCTCGTGCAGAAGATGACGCCTATAAAGGAACTCTACAGCCTGTCGGACGAGATATACCCGCTCTACATCGACCAGTGCATGGAAAAGAAAAAGTTCCTCAAGGTGCAGGACGCCATCGAGGCGTTCGGCAGCGCCATAGACGCAGGCAAGATCAAGAGCAGCGATGAGCGTATCATCATGGCCTGGATCGGCGAGATCATGCGGCAGAACAAGACGACCGGCAACGTCAAGACCAAGCGCCGGTAAACTTTTTTCCGCCAGGGGCAGATGAGAAACTTTATTGTCCTCCTGCCCATAACTACTTTTTAACGATCCGGCGAAAATTGCCGCCCGAGGAACACTTATGAAAGTTTTTGGCATCTGCGGCAGCCCCCGGCTGGGAGGCACCGACTATGCGGTCAACTACGCGCTTAATCTCCTTAGAGAGAAGGGCTGTGAGACCAGGTACTTCCACGTGAGGGGCAAGGACATCAAGTTCTGCATCCACTGCGATTACTGCGTCAGGGAGAAGAAAGGCTGCGTTCACAAGGACGGGCTGGCCGAGTACTATGAAGGCATGATGTGGGCTGACGGCATCATCATAGGCACGCCCTGCTACCACGGCATGCTGAGCGGCCAGGTCAAGACGCTGATGGACCGATCCCGGGCCATCCTGGCGAAGGACCCCGAGATCCTGAAAGGCAAGATCGGCATGGGCCTCGCAGTAGGCGGCGACCGGGCCGGCGGCCAGGAGATCGCCCTCCAGCAGATCCACGAATACTACATACTCAACGAGATGATCCCCTCCGGCGGAGGCAGCTTCGGGGCCAACCTCGGCGGGGCGCTGTGGTCGCAGGACCGGGGCGCAGAGGGCATCGCGGCCGACGAGTACGGGCTGAAGACGGTGCGTAAGACAGTTAAGCGGTTTTATGATCTAATGGAGAAGACGAGAGGTAATTCCGATGGTTAAGATAGCATGGGGCATCACAGGATGCGGGGATAAAATCGAAGAAATCGCCCACATGATGGTCGATCTCAAAAGGCAGTACGACCTGAACGTGGACATCTACATCTCCAAGAACGCGAAGCTTGTGCTGAAATGGTACAAGCTCTGGCAGATGCTGGAGAACGAGTTCTACGACATAAGAGTAGAGGTCGACGCCAACTCCCCATTCCTGGTCGGAAAACTGCAGACCGGCCACTACGACATGTTCCTCGTCGCCCCCGTCACCGCCAACTCCACGGCCAAAATAGCGCACGGCATCTCCGACACGCTGATCACCAACGCAGTATCCCAGGGCGCCAAGGCAAGAGTGCCCATCTACCTGTACCCGCCCGACAATAAGCCCGGCGAGCTGGAGACGATCTTACCGGGCGGTAAAAAATTGACGCTGTACATCCGGGATGTGGACGTGGAGAACGTGGACAGGATCAGGAAGATGGATTCAATTACGGTGCTTGAGGATGTGGCGGATATCAGGCGGGTTATTGAGGACTTCATCAAGGCTCACCCGGAGGCAAAATAACGGAAATACGATAAGCCCGGCGCCGGGCTGCCTGTTCTTAGTTCGCAAAGAGTAAGGTGATGATCGGAGTCTTGATCAGGCATAAGTGACGAAAACCTGGCAGTTCTCAGTTTCTGCGATAGTAAAGCCGCCAAGCTCGCCAAGAGGCCAGGCACGCCAAGCAATAATTAGTGATCGACGAGGTTCCGATCGAAAAAGTCCGTGGCGTGCCCGGCCTCTTGGCGTTCCATGAAAAATTAGCTCTTGGCGGGCTTGGCTCCTTGGCGTGCCTGGCGGTATTTTCGACCTATACAGGGCCAACTTTCAATTTTTCATAGCCTCTACCTGAATATCCCATTATTCATATGACGAGTGCCTGGCGCCCTTGCGCCCTTGCGTCTTTGCGATTTAAAACCGAGGCCTCCCAGGGGCGAGCAATTCATTTTTGTTAGCCACGAGTCCTAACCACCAGCTATTTTACATTCTCCGCCTCTCTATCTTCCATCATGCGCGAAGGCAGCGGCTTCCCGGAAATCAAGGC harbors:
- a CDS encoding restriction endonuclease subunit S, whose amino-acid sequence is MSSNGDTKALSYYLEHRKTDDGYKETPMGRIPEEWSIVSIKNIVEKTEQIDPQKQPDKYFKYIDVSSVSNESLKVVSVNEFKGINAPSRARRIVRTDDIIFATIRPNLKRVAIICDDLEGQLCSTAFCVLRCMKNIAEPYFVFQTVTTDRFIGKLCDLQCGSGYPAVTDNDLLDQQILLPPISEQRKIAAILGTLDSLIEETDRVVARTGQLKKGLIQEFLTEGMGNVELEDTALGMIPKHWKCVPFATLSLTYKNGIYKHDKYYGSGYPCIRMYNIADGTVNTINSPLLNVTDAELKEYELAEGDLLINRVNSRDLVGKAGIVPAGLGHVTFESKNIRVRLNRSMILPEFMGLFIQSSMYRNQVNKFVKSAIAQSTINQDDLDNILVPLPPKDEQEKIASVIREINSKITWEIRYRERIELVKKALMQDLLTGRIRVKPDTIAPEATP
- a CDS encoding type I restriction endonuclease subunit R; translation: MSDSEILEVEDPALEVLTRHLGWKEMFAKDIDRLRTSLKETVITPMLIAAIKRLNPWISTDNANRVARDISNVQATSVLEANEKIHAMLERGVTVVQDKNDGLGIKSHDVFLIDFENPERNEFVAVRQFRVQHYKDIIPDITLFINGIPLVLIECKSPKIQNPMDEGIRQICRYQEMEDADRNMGAPRLFHTVQIVASTFKHKTKYATNYTPRRDWSIWREPFPFTLDDLAKKLGRPPTEQDIFLYGVCSKENLLDIIRTFVVFERESGRTVKKIAKYQQYRAVRNILRGISREKRKGGVVWHWQGSGKSLTMLWTSVKLRLNKELENPTIVIITDRTDLDDQIFSTFKRCGFPNPVKAKSSKHLQELLRDPVGQTIMTTVQKFQDAADMYPVLTENDNIFVLVDEAHRTQYRSLAANMRRAIKNGCFIGFTGTPIFKRDRDTFDKFGPYLDRYDHNQSVQDEVTVPILYESRMPELSVSGKSLDALFDRIFRDYSPEDRERIKQKYATTAAIAMATPRINAICLDIIQHYESHILPNGFKAQIVAENREMAVKYKRTLDSLGAPSSEVLITVGHNESNLMEFQKSKEEEKEVIRRYKEEADPKILVVCDKLLTGFDAPVEQVMYLDSPLREHTLLQAMGRVNRKREGKNFGIVIDYWGVSEDLQEALHMYSAEERQGMILTNYKVEILPRLEMAYRSAITFFDAAKATQKPGETLDEACVRYLAPEDRRAAFDQRFKLFSRYMDMLLPDPRALDFMHDLKWMAGIRMTARNVYREEQTPLDGCSEKVRKLIDEHIKVEGITTLVEAVPIFSQKFDEEIDKLGSAESKASYIEHAIRHEINVKMGDDPVFFESLRIRLERIIKDYIEGRINSAVQLQLLRDLLDSTRAPEKRASEMGLEPDVVPFYSLLAEKFDNVEAMKQVAGDIYSTLKTFAVVDWQHKEDTKREMRKSIKRKLKDVQYPPEQIQDMIAKIMDLAARRLSGYGN
- a CDS encoding M48 family metallopeptidase; the encoded protein is METDCIQFGTTTIQYELIRSRRRKNATITVLPDRTVQIAVPQDTNRDQAQSLMIKKAPWVIKKIDMFQCISPEVASKEYVSGETFLYLGRQYRLKILKTKSESSAKLVGKYLYVSVPESVRSDKSEYAKKLVYEWYRTHAAEKIKEVINFYCKRSNLPVPAFVVKNQLKRWGSCTAKNQLIFNTRIAMAPVSQLEYVVAHELCHMRFRDHSPKFWSMLKSVMPEYEKRKEALKNDGWKYEF
- a CDS encoding carboxypeptidase-like regulatory domain-containing protein, yielding MMETRKLITGLLILATIVLAAYGAATAAVSAQAAGNSGTVTGTIYDSIGNLVPDADVYLCDDQGIVTGLTATDGNGTYTYTELDPGNYSVIVQVDGYAWHKKFRVSAGALNESNVYIPDYIHYPMVTPWPALNAKDNSTSTDNTKVATVTPTPEPARTNETIVHTAPDMSPEVESGPAGEEESGGSPLDDFINGIVSFFKSILGMPE
- a CDS encoding M48 family metallopeptidase, whose product is MGLSTSEPGSIRYGAETISFSIVRSPRRKTACITVYPSGEVRLTVPARTSEAQARRYVEQKAGWVLGKLKAFEAQGARDVKKRYVDGEIFLFLGREYALQISRGPEPLVTLGDKTLNVFVQDPGDREAIRSAVFGWYRFQAETYLREPVASYARALDVFPPPFKVKNQSKRWGSCTAKNLLNFNLKIVMAPLEQLEYVAAHEVCHIKVKDHSPRYWAVLKSIMPDCDTRKKALKTEGWKYEL
- the mcrD gene encoding methyl-coenzyme M reductase operon protein D, with the protein product MSRFNTPISGKRNEKGLMQIEVFPLRVLNVETAQKLIDELNKIDGITRMVVHGPRLPRENPDDLLEGKFGATDKKYLNIKGEQVELTVQVGRIWIEITDTPVIEQVRAAAEKTLPFPFEMYEGVYIRTKKTLSDYVRKGGNVDDISVGLFDPKAKARSSCCSTKGD
- the rsgA gene encoding ribosome small subunit-dependent GTPase A, producing MTIVDPTLKKLGWNAFFGQNFRQYAGAYEPGRVSTVHKTGYLVYTKDGEVRARAAGSLRQNGDQPATGDWVALSRDATGTATIHAILPRKSKFSRKDAGRVTGEQVLVTNIDTVFLVTSLNKDFNLRRLERYLAIARDSGAEPVVILSKADICDDVASRIAAVKEIAPDVAVHAISSAENRGLEQLSAYLQEGRTVALLGSSGVGKSTLVNALEGREVQKTGDIREDDSRGRHVTTERTLIMLEKGGIIIDNPGMRELQLWDAGDGLLSQFADIEALGKQCKFSDCRHETEPGCAIKKALSDGTLSVVRLESYRKLQKEQLAIERKKNPALMAEERKKWKKIGQLGEAIRKSKERGDYRS
- a CDS encoding winged helix-turn-helix transcriptional regulator translates to MQKKKYHGPVEATADILSGRWKPLILWALRDGTLRFGQIEEELSAYKPNITQRMLTKQLRELENDGLIARKVYPEVPPRVEYTLTERYRSLMPIVEQMYNWGKEHMADRIEHE